The nucleotide window CTTAATAAAGAAAGAGGATAAAGGGCCAGTATTTTATCGTGGGGTAAGGGTCGGCAGGTATGGAAAATCATTCATGATTTTTAAATTCAGAACAATGGTCATTAATGCAGAGAAGATTGGTGGCTCATCAACAGCAGATGATGACCCACGTATTACAAGAATTGGAAAGTTCCTCAGGAGGTACAAACTTGATGAACTGCCGCAACTCATAAATGTTTTAAAGGGTGAAATGAGTCTCGTGGGACCCAGACCCCAAGTACCGTGGGCAGTTGAATTATACAGTGAGGAGGAAAAATTACTCTTAAGTATTAGACCTGGGATAACTGACTATGCTTCTATCAAATTCAAAAACGAGTCAGAAATCCTGAAAGGCAGCACCGAGCCAGATAAAGATTATCTTGAGAAAATTGCTCCTGAAAAACTCAGGCTCGGACTTGAATATGTGAAAAAAAAGTCTCTTTGGGTTGACTTAAAGATAATTTTTGCAACTATAAAAGCCTTATTTGCAAGTTAGGAGAAAATACAATGGGGAAAATCAGACCGGAAGGTGGATTCAGAACCAAGATAGAAAGAGAGGTAGGGAAAAAACTTGAAAAGGTTTTTAGTAACTGCCCTGACAGTATTGAAGACAAATTAGACAA belongs to Nitrospirota bacterium and includes:
- a CDS encoding sugar transferase — translated: MIGISILIKKEDKGPVFYRGVRVGRYGKSFMIFKFRTMVINAEKIGGSSTADDDPRITRIGKFLRRYKLDELPQLINVLKGEMSLVGPRPQVPWAVELYSEEEKLLLSIRPGITDYASIKFKNESEILKGSTEPDKDYLEKIAPEKLRLGLEYVKKKSLWVDLKIIFATIKALFAS